A genomic window from Corvus moneduloides isolate bCorMon1 chromosome 11, bCorMon1.pri, whole genome shotgun sequence includes:
- the LOC116449351 gene encoding histone H1x: MSVEVEEADLPLTEAEEAPLSPEKKAAAKKAKGGGGASLSPSKKRKNNKKKNQPGKYSQLVVETIRKLGERNGSSLAKIYNEAKKVAWFDQQNGRTYLKYSIKALVQNDTLLQVKGTGANGSFKLNRKKLEGGGEGGTGSSAHKSHKKATASSTRRAEKPAAKSKKPEKKSHKKGASGAPAKKDKGKAKKATKKGAASPGGKKVKKSAKPKALKSRKA; encoded by the coding sequence ATGTCGGTTGAGGTAGAAGAAGCCGATCTGCCCCTGACCGAGGCAGAGGAGGCGCCGCTCTCCCCGGAGAAGAAAGCAGCTGCTAAGAAGGCGAAAGGAGGCGGCGGCGCCTCGCTGTCGCCATCgaagaaaaggaagaacaacAAGAAGAAGAACCAGCCGGGCAAATACAGTCAGTTAGTGGTGGAGACGATCCGCAAGCTGGGCGAGCGCAATGGCTCGTCGCTGGCCAAGATATACAACGAGGCTAAGAAGGTGGCCTGGTTCGACCAGCAGAACGGCAGGACTTACCTGAAGTACTCCATCAAGGCACTGGTACAGAACGACACGCTGCTCCAGGTCAAGGGCACCGGCGCCAACGGCTCCTTCAAGCTCAACAGGAAGAAGCTGGAAGGCGGCGGCGAGGGGGGCACGGGCAGCAGCGCCCACAAGTCCCACAAGAAGGCGACGGCCTCCTCGACCCGGCGGGCGGAGAAGCCGGCGGCCAAGAGCAAGAAACCCGAGAAGAAATCGCACAAGAAGGGAGCCAGCGGTGCGCCGGCGAAGAAGGACAAGGGCAAAGCCAAGAAGGCCACCAAGAAGGGAGCCGCGTCCCCCGGGGGCAAGAAAGTGAAGAAGTCGGCAAAGCCCAAGGCGCTCAAGAGCCGGAAGGCATGA